One genomic segment of Ipomoea triloba cultivar NCNSP0323 chromosome 9, ASM357664v1 includes these proteins:
- the LOC116029430 gene encoding uncharacterized protein LOC116029430 isoform X1, with amino-acid sequence MGVQLQDIGVQMRKVLIFSTRACYKIVCNHPILVGLLCFLALLYRSFPFVFSVLLSLSPVLVCTAVLLGTLLSFGQPNIPEIEREEKTVHDIVVPLKIGVLQDDTVVEKDDESYSVDRYTTNETDTVDQSIEELGLGVNKLCEVERGDSFGDDAPLLENESREIELESRMFLEGGRELYGLGSEQKNGKIEERLDDGEILDHQYSPLPNVDDENLEFDNEKSVDSFDSRTVYIGSPVIDREILDRQYSPIPNMDDENLEFDNDKSVDSFDSKMVNVDSPPGSPLKQEEEEEEEDEEEEDDEESLDSGSDRAESSSPDASMADIIPMLDELHPLLDEDTPQPINLLHDGSDAASECSKSCDSDQESDDGTENQEVEAGGDDEKGEGKETTKDKQEQTESAISWTEEDQKNLMDLGSSELERNQRLESLIARRRARKSMRTMVERNLIDLESVDLPFNIAPISTARKNPFDLPGDQYDLGLPPIPGSAPSVLQPRRNPFDLPYDSSEEKPDLKEDSFQQEFKTSHAKESFFRRHESFNVRPSLFGPSRHEKKDILLRPYFVPEEMDSEGSSHSRFQRQSSELSDSRVSSIPETESVASAIDLEDKSLIKEETEDKNLSDEDLVDKDLIYKHSSEDQALISEEEHTSRHVEHGSQSSEVDSRQMGAADWKDSGVDEAEMKWESEENHHRVEPSLMLEGYAAKALDLTVTEIHSKSESLEQHSRHSSSSSHSEEGEKIFDDSETHWLSGLGERRDHSESVISREASLGGADFDIRGTSVDENQYWEPVYDLSPTPLKEISSSSVARDVHVESELGLSPVLVDRTLSPPDMEAVESGQEIEKSTPISDEMLASSPNSQPVEEDELISEDAMLLKNNEVSNLESSENCEVSFSGDPVVTGGVVREDSLDSKASVNTSADQNILDQQGRVEHVLDTSLYSNFDTDIYLDAQHAEVLTMGSVSKSTEAQGIDLFENEEHSSTAVQVSLVQPCTTFENPSLGNNQIDMEVAGIHLEHNGVHLSNLDALTDKDPLSEGPISPQYQCSSTEKSFSQSDKELPPLDCKDHSEMQEPPLIVMESDEEASSTGQLNNVLGFRGLDCEAQPITAAPSSPPFASILHKVDEVTEDAGQSDIHESVLDEVQNDNHIDALKSHQFFTEAIEFEDTDGIEEIDEGILSELDAVGDFSIKESISSLNEFDSGIDSSGVSVPVVHNAASIAPLFLEEDSIYVHEKIFAEQSENLNASMAEQVYKNEEKIECGSEFFTPGVSLKEDVDSSSTGFAEREFQESGDRKSAKEESLLTGNDWEPHGVNLNSNTEETNPGMPLVEAQSLKDLEAIYEQAKLESVETEVAFGLSQSPQEVQLLQNSNTEDVSPGLPLVEASSVKDLEAIYEQAKLSTMETKVGLGPSELNQDSNTEDADPGMPLVEANSLKDLESIYEQAKLDSMETNLVLELPELNQNSNAEDADPGMPLVEASSLKDLESIYEQAKSNSMETEVGPGLSELNQNSNTDDTDPGMPLVEASSLSDLESIYEQAKSNSLETELPQEVQLEADTDSGMPKVVAQSIEDLDSVFRQIDSKECEKHDLLDPSHTDSGMSLPEVQSIQDTGSAFDQIDSKGNEKHDSLHPPHAEEASGESENSKNVTLQEHSSLIENEIKFEARSTEDTDSDHLQLHESDPERHILRDSLVGDADALESLHVGAPSHEREMETDSALKQETEDNAEKPMKSSLSSQDVLVEATHNVEGDSSKGTSSVKDRDVPEDGNGSTKNLNFEVDDKSEYSDLATSAEKGDQETPEGDSSSAMDVKAKKEESPGDSHSE; translated from the exons atgggtGTTCAACTGCAAGATATTGGAGTTCAAATGAGGAAAGTTTTGATCTTTTCAACTAGGGCATGTTATAAAATTGTTTGCAATCATCCAATCCTAGTGGGTTTGCTTTGTTTTTTGGCATTACTGTACAGATCATTTCCTTTTGTGTTTTCTGTATTGTTGTCTCTATCTCCTGTTCTTGTATGCACTGCTGTTCTCCTTGGCACTTTATTAAGTTTTGGCCAACCAAACATACCTGAGATTgaaagggaagagaaaactgTTCATGATATAGTAGTGCCTCTGAAAATTGGGGTTTTGCAAGATGATACTGTGGTTGAGAAGGATGATGAGAGTTATTCTGTGGATAGATACACAACCAATGAGACGGATACGGTGGATCAGTCGATTGAGGAGCTGGGTTTGGGTGTTAATAAACTTTGTGAGGTTGAGAGGGGTGATAGTTTTGGTGATGATGCACCACTTCTTGAAAACGAATCTCGGGAAATTGAATTGGAGAGTAGGATGTTTTTGGAAGGAGGAAGAGAGTTGTACGGTTTGGGATCCGAGCAGAAGAATGGAAAGATCGAGGAGAGGCTTGATGATGGGGAAATTTTAGATCATCAGTACTCTCCACTTCCTAATGTGGATGATGAGAATCTTGAATTTGATAATGAGAAATCTGTTGATTCCTTCGACTCTAGGACGGTGTATATTGGTTCTCCTGTTATTGATAGGGAGATTTTAGATCGCCAGTACTCTCCGATTCCTAACATGGATGATGAAAATCTTGAATTTGATAATGATAAATCCGTCGATTCCTTTGACTCTAAAATGGTGAATGTTGATTCTCCTCCCGGTTCGCCATTGAAacaagaggaggaggaagaagaagaagacgaggaggaagaagatgatgaagagagTTTGGATTCGGGTTCAGATAGAGCAGAGAGCTCTTCCCCAGATGCTTCAATGGCTGACATTATCCCGATGCTTGATGAGCTTCATCCTCTTTTAGATGAAGACACTCCACAACCGATTAATCTGTTGCACGATGGTTCCGATGCTGCTTCAGAGTGTTCGAAATCTTGTGACAGTGATCAGGAGTCTGATGACGGGACTGAAAACCAAGAAGTAGAAGCTGGAGGCGATGATGAGAAAGGAGAGGGGAAAGAAACAACTAAAGACAAACAAGAACAAACAGAATCTGCAATTTCATGGACCGAGGAGGACCAGAAGAATCTCATGGACCTGGGAAGCTCAGAGCTCGAAAGGAACCAACGGTTGGAAAGCCTCATTGCCAGGAGAAGAGCTCGGAAGAGCATGAGGACAATGGTTGAAAGGAATTTGATTGATTTAGAAAGCGTTGATCTTCCATTCAATATTGCTCCCATTTCAACTGCACGGAAAAATCCTTTTGATCTTCCTGGTGATCAATATGATCTAGGACTACCACCAATTCCCGGCTCTGCTCCGTCCGTTTTACAGCCTCGGAGAAACCCTTTCGATCTTCCTTATGACTCAAGTGAAGAGAAGCCCGATCTTAAGGAAGACAGTTTCCAACAAGAGTTTAAGACATCTCATGCCAAAGAGTCATTCTTCAGGCGCCATGAAAGTTTTAATGTACGACCATCATTATTTGGTCCAAGTCGGCATGAGAAGAAGGATATCCTCTTGAGACCTTATTTTGTTCCAGAAGAAATGGATTCAGAAGGATCAAGCCACTCACGGTTTCAAAGACAATCAAGTGAACTTAGTGACTCAAGAGTAAGTTCTATTCCTGAAACTGAGTCAGTGGCCTCGGCTATTGATCTGGAAGACAAGAGCCTCATTaaagaagaaacagaagacaAGAACCTTAGTGACGAAGATCTGGTGGACAAAGACCTAATTTACAAGCATAGCTCCGAGGATCAAGCTCTGATATCTGAGGAGGAGCATACTTCCAGGCATGTTGAACATGGAAGCCAATCTTCTGAGGTGGACTCACGACAGATGGGTGCAGCAGATTGGAAGGATTCCGGAGTAGATGAGGCTGAAATGAAATGGGAGAGCGAGGAAAATCATCACAGAGTGGAACCAAGTCTGATGCTGGAAGGATATGCTGCCAAAGCTTTGGATCTCACTGTAACAGAAATTCATTCAAAATCAGAATCTTTAGAACAGCATAGTCGTCACTCAAGCTCCTCATCACATTCAGAAGAAGGTGAAAAGATATTTGATGATAGTGAAACCCATTGGCTATCGGGTTTGGGAGAAAGAAGGGATCATTCTGAAAGTGTTATTTCAAGAGAGGCTTCATTAGGAGGGGCAGATTTTGATATCAGAGGCACTTCTGTGGATGAGAATCAATACTGGGAGCCTGTTTATGATTTAAGTCCCACTCCATTGAAAGAAATTTCTTCATCCTCAGTTGCTCGAGATGTGCATGTGGAGTCTGAATTGGGTTTATCGCCAGTATTAGTCGATAGAACCCTTTCTCCTCCTGACATGGAAGCTGTGGAGAGTGGCCAGGAAATTGAGAAGTCTACTCCAATTAGTGATGAGATGTTAGCTAGCTCGCCCAATTCACAACCAGTAGAAGAAGATGAATTGATATCAGAGGATGCTATGCTTTTAAAGAATAATGAAGTTTCAAATTTGGAGTCATCTGAAAACTGTGAAGTCTCGTTTTCTGGTGATCCAGTAGTGACCGGAGGTGTTGTCAGAGAGGATTCCCTGGACTCAAAAGCATCTGTTAACACTTCTGCTGATCAAAATATTCTAGATCAACAAGGTAGAGTTGAGCATGTACTCGATACAAGTCTCTATTCTAATTTTGACACCGACATCTATCTGGATGCTCAGCACGCAGAGGTCCTGACCATGGGGTCTGTTTCCAAGTCCACTGAAGCTCAAGGTATAGATCTGTTTGAAAACGAAGAACATTCTTCAACTGCTGTTCAGGTTTCACTTGTTCAACCTTGTACAACTTTTGAGAATCCATCGCTGGGGAATAATCAAATTGACATGGAAGTAGCAGGTATTCATCTGGAGCACAATGGCGTTCACTTATCAAATCTTGATGCTCTTACAGATAAAGATCCTCTTAGCGAGGGGCCAATTTCTCCACAATATCAATGTAGCTCTACAGAAAAATCCTTTTCTCAATCTGACAAAGAGTTACCACCGTTGGATTGCAAAGACCACTCAGAAATGCAG GAGCCACCACTTATCGTGATGGAATCAGATGAAGAGGCAAGCAGCACGGGCCAATTAAATAATGTCCTAGGATTCAGAGGTCTTGACTGTGAGGCTCAACCAATCACTGCCGCTCCCTCGTCTCCTCCATTTGCTTCAATACTCCACAAGGTTGATGAAGTCACAGAAGATGCTGGCCAATCAGACATACATGAGAGCGTTTTGGATGAAGTGCAAAATGATAACCATATTGATGCCTTGAAAAGCCACCAGTTTTTTACGGAAGCAATTGAGTTTGAAGACACGGATGGCATCGAGGAAATTGATGAAGGGATACTATCTGAATTAGATGCAGTTGGCGACTTCAGCATCAAAGAATCAATTTCAAGCTTGAATGAGTTTGACAGTGGCATCGATTCCAGTGGAGTAAGTGTTCCCGTTGTACATAATGCTGCCTCTATTGCTCCATTGTTTCTTGAAGAAGACTCCATATATGTTCATGAAAAGATATTTGCAGAGCAGTCTGAGAACCTAAATGCATCTATGGCTGAACAGGTATACAAAAATGAAGAGAAGATAGAGTGTGGTTCAGAATTTTTTACTCCTGGCGTAAGCCTTAAGGAAGATGTCGATTCATCTAGCACTGGATTTGCCGAAAGAGAATTCCAGGAATCAGGGGATCGTAAATCAGCAAAAGAAGAGTCATTGCTGACGGGCAATGACTGGGAACCTCATGGGGTCAATCTCAATTCAAATACCGAGGAAACCAACCCTGGAATGCCTCTAGTTGAAGCTCAATCACTGAAAGATTTAGAAGCTATTTATGAGCAAGCCAAATTAGAATCCGTGGAAACTGAGGTGGCATTTGGACTGTCTCAGTCACCTCAAGAAGTTCAGTTGCTTCAAAATTCAAACACAGAAGATGTCAGCCCAGGATTGCCTTTAGTTGAAGCAAGTTCAGTGAAAGATTTAGAAGCTATTTATGAGCAAGCCAAATTGAGCACCATGGAAACCAAGGTGGGGCTTGGACCGTCCGAGTTGAATCAAGATTCAAATACTGAAGATGCTGACCCTGGAATGCCTTTAGTTGAAGCAAACTCGCTGAAAGATTTGGAATCTATTTATGAGCAAGCCAAATTGGACTCCATGGAGACCAATTTGGTGCTTGAGCTGCCCGAGTTGAATCAAAATTCAAATGCTGAAGATGCTGACCCTGGAATGCCTTTGGTTGAAGCAAGCTCGCTGAAAGATTTAGAATCTATTTATGAGCAAGCCAAATCGAACTCCATGGAGACTGAGGTGGGGCCTGGGCTGTCCGAGTtgaatcaaaattcaaatactGATGACACTGACCCTGGAATGCCTTTGGTTGAAGCAAGCTCGCTGAGCGATTTAGAATCTATTTATGAGCAAGCCAAATCGAATTCCTTGGAGACTGAGTTACCTCAAGAAGTTCAATTGGAAGCGGATACAGATTCTGGAATGCCAAAAGTTGTAGCACAAAGCATTGAAGATCTTGACTCTGTTTTCCGGCAAATAGACAGTAAAGAATGTGAAAAACACGATCTTCTTGATCCTTCTCATACTGATTCTGGAATGTCATTACCTGAAGTGCAGAGTATTCAAGATACTGGCTCGGCATTCGATCAAATAGACAGCAAAGGAAATGAAAAGCATGATTCCCTTCATCCGCCTCATGCTGAGGAGGCCTCTGGCGAATCTGAGAATTCTAAGAACGTGACACTGCAAGAACATTCAAGTTTGATAGAGAATGAGATCAAATTCGAAGCTAGATCGACTGAAGATACTGATTCAGATCATTTGCAACTCCATGAAAGCGATCCTGAGAGACACATTCTTCGCGATTCTCTTGTTGGGGATGCAGATGCACTCGAGTCATTGCACGTGGGAGCCCCCTCCCATGAACGCGAGATGGAGACAGACTCAGCCTTAaagcaagaaacagaagacaacGCAGAGAAACCAATGAAGTCGAGTTTGAGTTCTCAAGATGTATTAGTTGAAGCCACACATAATGTCGAAGGGGACTCATCCAAGGGTACATCAAGTGTTAAAGATCGTGATGTACCAGAAGATGGGAATGGCAGTACTAAAAATCTGAACTTTGAAGTTGATGATAAGTCTGAATATTCAGACTTGGCAACATCTGCTGAAAAGGGTGATCAAGAAACTCCTGAAGGTGATAGTTCAAGTGCAATGGATGTTAAAGCCAAGAAAGAGGAGTCCCCAGGTGACTCTCATAGTGAATGA
- the LOC116029430 gene encoding uncharacterized protein LOC116029430 isoform X2 translates to MGVQLQDIGVQMRKVLIFSTRACYKIVCNHPILVGLLCFLALLYRSFPFVFSVLLSLSPVLVCTAVLLGTLLSFGQPNIPEIEREEKTVHDIVVPLKIGVLQDDTVVEKDDESYSVDRYTTNETDTVDQSIEELGLGVNKLCEVERGDSFGDDAPLLENESREIELESRMFLEGGRELYGLGSEQKNGKIEERLDDGEILDHQYSPLPNVDDENLEFDNEKSVDSFDSRTVYIGSPVIDREILDRQYSPIPNMDDENLEFDNDKSVDSFDSKMVNVDSPPGSPLKQEEEEEEEDEEEEDDEESLDSGSDRAESSSPDASMADIIPMLDELHPLLDEDTPQPINLLHDGSDAASECSKSCDSDQESDDGTENQEVEAGGDDEKGEGKETTKDKQEQTESAISWTEEDQKNLMDLGSSELERNQRLESLIARRRARKSMRTMVERNLIDLESVDLPFNIAPISTARKNPFDLPGDQYDLGLPPIPGSAPSVLQPRRNPFDLPYDSSEEKPDLKEDSFQQEFKTSHAKESFFRRHESFNVRPSLFGPSRHEKKDILLRPYFVPEEMDSEGSSHSRFQRQSSELSDSRVSSIPETESVASAIDLEDKSLIKEETEDKNLSDEDLVDKDLIYKHSSEDQALISEEEHTSRHVEHGSQSSEVDSRQMGAADWKDSGVDEAEMKWESEENHHRVEPSLMLEGYAAKALDLTVTEIHSKSESLEQHSRHSSSSSHSEEGEKIFDDSETHWLSGLGERRDHSESVISREASLGGADFDIRGTSVDENQYWEPVYDLSPTPLKEISSSSVARDVHVESELGLSPVLVDRTLSPPDMEAVESGQEIEKSTPISDEMLASSPNSQPVEEDELISEDAMLLKNNEVSNLESSENCEVSFSGDPVVTGGVVREDSLDSKASVNTSADQNILDQQGRVEHVLDTSLYSNFDTDIYLDAQHAEVLTMGSVSKSTEAQGIDLFENEEHSSTAVQVSLVQPCTTFENPSLGNNQIDMEVAGIHLEHNGVHLSNLDALTDKDPLSEGPISPQYQCSSTEKSFSQSDKELPPLDCKDHSEMQEPPLIVMESDEEASSTGQLNNVLGFRGLDCEAQPITAAPSSPPFASILHKVDEVTEDAGQSDIHESVLDEVQNDNHIDALKSHQFFTEAIEFEDTDGIEEIDEGILSELDAVGDFSIKESISSLNEFDSGIDSSGVYKNEEKIECGSEFFTPGVSLKEDVDSSSTGFAEREFQESGDRKSAKEESLLTGNDWEPHGVNLNSNTEETNPGMPLVEAQSLKDLEAIYEQAKLESVETEVAFGLSQSPQEVQLLQNSNTEDVSPGLPLVEASSVKDLEAIYEQAKLSTMETKVGLGPSELNQDSNTEDADPGMPLVEANSLKDLESIYEQAKLDSMETNLVLELPELNQNSNAEDADPGMPLVEASSLKDLESIYEQAKSNSMETEVGPGLSELNQNSNTDDTDPGMPLVEASSLSDLESIYEQAKSNSLETELPQEVQLEADTDSGMPKVVAQSIEDLDSVFRQIDSKECEKHDLLDPSHTDSGMSLPEVQSIQDTGSAFDQIDSKGNEKHDSLHPPHAEEASGESENSKNVTLQEHSSLIENEIKFEARSTEDTDSDHLQLHESDPERHILRDSLVGDADALESLHVGAPSHEREMETDSALKQETEDNAEKPMKSSLSSQDVLVEATHNVEGDSSKGTSSVKDRDVPEDGNGSTKNLNFEVDDKSEYSDLATSAEKGDQETPEGDSSSAMDVKAKKEESPGDSHSE, encoded by the exons atgggtGTTCAACTGCAAGATATTGGAGTTCAAATGAGGAAAGTTTTGATCTTTTCAACTAGGGCATGTTATAAAATTGTTTGCAATCATCCAATCCTAGTGGGTTTGCTTTGTTTTTTGGCATTACTGTACAGATCATTTCCTTTTGTGTTTTCTGTATTGTTGTCTCTATCTCCTGTTCTTGTATGCACTGCTGTTCTCCTTGGCACTTTATTAAGTTTTGGCCAACCAAACATACCTGAGATTgaaagggaagagaaaactgTTCATGATATAGTAGTGCCTCTGAAAATTGGGGTTTTGCAAGATGATACTGTGGTTGAGAAGGATGATGAGAGTTATTCTGTGGATAGATACACAACCAATGAGACGGATACGGTGGATCAGTCGATTGAGGAGCTGGGTTTGGGTGTTAATAAACTTTGTGAGGTTGAGAGGGGTGATAGTTTTGGTGATGATGCACCACTTCTTGAAAACGAATCTCGGGAAATTGAATTGGAGAGTAGGATGTTTTTGGAAGGAGGAAGAGAGTTGTACGGTTTGGGATCCGAGCAGAAGAATGGAAAGATCGAGGAGAGGCTTGATGATGGGGAAATTTTAGATCATCAGTACTCTCCACTTCCTAATGTGGATGATGAGAATCTTGAATTTGATAATGAGAAATCTGTTGATTCCTTCGACTCTAGGACGGTGTATATTGGTTCTCCTGTTATTGATAGGGAGATTTTAGATCGCCAGTACTCTCCGATTCCTAACATGGATGATGAAAATCTTGAATTTGATAATGATAAATCCGTCGATTCCTTTGACTCTAAAATGGTGAATGTTGATTCTCCTCCCGGTTCGCCATTGAAacaagaggaggaggaagaagaagaagacgaggaggaagaagatgatgaagagagTTTGGATTCGGGTTCAGATAGAGCAGAGAGCTCTTCCCCAGATGCTTCAATGGCTGACATTATCCCGATGCTTGATGAGCTTCATCCTCTTTTAGATGAAGACACTCCACAACCGATTAATCTGTTGCACGATGGTTCCGATGCTGCTTCAGAGTGTTCGAAATCTTGTGACAGTGATCAGGAGTCTGATGACGGGACTGAAAACCAAGAAGTAGAAGCTGGAGGCGATGATGAGAAAGGAGAGGGGAAAGAAACAACTAAAGACAAACAAGAACAAACAGAATCTGCAATTTCATGGACCGAGGAGGACCAGAAGAATCTCATGGACCTGGGAAGCTCAGAGCTCGAAAGGAACCAACGGTTGGAAAGCCTCATTGCCAGGAGAAGAGCTCGGAAGAGCATGAGGACAATGGTTGAAAGGAATTTGATTGATTTAGAAAGCGTTGATCTTCCATTCAATATTGCTCCCATTTCAACTGCACGGAAAAATCCTTTTGATCTTCCTGGTGATCAATATGATCTAGGACTACCACCAATTCCCGGCTCTGCTCCGTCCGTTTTACAGCCTCGGAGAAACCCTTTCGATCTTCCTTATGACTCAAGTGAAGAGAAGCCCGATCTTAAGGAAGACAGTTTCCAACAAGAGTTTAAGACATCTCATGCCAAAGAGTCATTCTTCAGGCGCCATGAAAGTTTTAATGTACGACCATCATTATTTGGTCCAAGTCGGCATGAGAAGAAGGATATCCTCTTGAGACCTTATTTTGTTCCAGAAGAAATGGATTCAGAAGGATCAAGCCACTCACGGTTTCAAAGACAATCAAGTGAACTTAGTGACTCAAGAGTAAGTTCTATTCCTGAAACTGAGTCAGTGGCCTCGGCTATTGATCTGGAAGACAAGAGCCTCATTaaagaagaaacagaagacaAGAACCTTAGTGACGAAGATCTGGTGGACAAAGACCTAATTTACAAGCATAGCTCCGAGGATCAAGCTCTGATATCTGAGGAGGAGCATACTTCCAGGCATGTTGAACATGGAAGCCAATCTTCTGAGGTGGACTCACGACAGATGGGTGCAGCAGATTGGAAGGATTCCGGAGTAGATGAGGCTGAAATGAAATGGGAGAGCGAGGAAAATCATCACAGAGTGGAACCAAGTCTGATGCTGGAAGGATATGCTGCCAAAGCTTTGGATCTCACTGTAACAGAAATTCATTCAAAATCAGAATCTTTAGAACAGCATAGTCGTCACTCAAGCTCCTCATCACATTCAGAAGAAGGTGAAAAGATATTTGATGATAGTGAAACCCATTGGCTATCGGGTTTGGGAGAAAGAAGGGATCATTCTGAAAGTGTTATTTCAAGAGAGGCTTCATTAGGAGGGGCAGATTTTGATATCAGAGGCACTTCTGTGGATGAGAATCAATACTGGGAGCCTGTTTATGATTTAAGTCCCACTCCATTGAAAGAAATTTCTTCATCCTCAGTTGCTCGAGATGTGCATGTGGAGTCTGAATTGGGTTTATCGCCAGTATTAGTCGATAGAACCCTTTCTCCTCCTGACATGGAAGCTGTGGAGAGTGGCCAGGAAATTGAGAAGTCTACTCCAATTAGTGATGAGATGTTAGCTAGCTCGCCCAATTCACAACCAGTAGAAGAAGATGAATTGATATCAGAGGATGCTATGCTTTTAAAGAATAATGAAGTTTCAAATTTGGAGTCATCTGAAAACTGTGAAGTCTCGTTTTCTGGTGATCCAGTAGTGACCGGAGGTGTTGTCAGAGAGGATTCCCTGGACTCAAAAGCATCTGTTAACACTTCTGCTGATCAAAATATTCTAGATCAACAAGGTAGAGTTGAGCATGTACTCGATACAAGTCTCTATTCTAATTTTGACACCGACATCTATCTGGATGCTCAGCACGCAGAGGTCCTGACCATGGGGTCTGTTTCCAAGTCCACTGAAGCTCAAGGTATAGATCTGTTTGAAAACGAAGAACATTCTTCAACTGCTGTTCAGGTTTCACTTGTTCAACCTTGTACAACTTTTGAGAATCCATCGCTGGGGAATAATCAAATTGACATGGAAGTAGCAGGTATTCATCTGGAGCACAATGGCGTTCACTTATCAAATCTTGATGCTCTTACAGATAAAGATCCTCTTAGCGAGGGGCCAATTTCTCCACAATATCAATGTAGCTCTACAGAAAAATCCTTTTCTCAATCTGACAAAGAGTTACCACCGTTGGATTGCAAAGACCACTCAGAAATGCAG GAGCCACCACTTATCGTGATGGAATCAGATGAAGAGGCAAGCAGCACGGGCCAATTAAATAATGTCCTAGGATTCAGAGGTCTTGACTGTGAGGCTCAACCAATCACTGCCGCTCCCTCGTCTCCTCCATTTGCTTCAATACTCCACAAGGTTGATGAAGTCACAGAAGATGCTGGCCAATCAGACATACATGAGAGCGTTTTGGATGAAGTGCAAAATGATAACCATATTGATGCCTTGAAAAGCCACCAGTTTTTTACGGAAGCAATTGAGTTTGAAGACACGGATGGCATCGAGGAAATTGATGAAGGGATACTATCTGAATTAGATGCAGTTGGCGACTTCAGCATCAAAGAATCAATTTCAAGCTTGAATGAGTTTGACAGTGGCATCGATTCCAGTGGA GTATACAAAAATGAAGAGAAGATAGAGTGTGGTTCAGAATTTTTTACTCCTGGCGTAAGCCTTAAGGAAGATGTCGATTCATCTAGCACTGGATTTGCCGAAAGAGAATTCCAGGAATCAGGGGATCGTAAATCAGCAAAAGAAGAGTCATTGCTGACGGGCAATGACTGGGAACCTCATGGGGTCAATCTCAATTCAAATACCGAGGAAACCAACCCTGGAATGCCTCTAGTTGAAGCTCAATCACTGAAAGATTTAGAAGCTATTTATGAGCAAGCCAAATTAGAATCCGTGGAAACTGAGGTGGCATTTGGACTGTCTCAGTCACCTCAAGAAGTTCAGTTGCTTCAAAATTCAAACACAGAAGATGTCAGCCCAGGATTGCCTTTAGTTGAAGCAAGTTCAGTGAAAGATTTAGAAGCTATTTATGAGCAAGCCAAATTGAGCACCATGGAAACCAAGGTGGGGCTTGGACCGTCCGAGTTGAATCAAGATTCAAATACTGAAGATGCTGACCCTGGAATGCCTTTAGTTGAAGCAAACTCGCTGAAAGATTTGGAATCTATTTATGAGCAAGCCAAATTGGACTCCATGGAGACCAATTTGGTGCTTGAGCTGCCCGAGTTGAATCAAAATTCAAATGCTGAAGATGCTGACCCTGGAATGCCTTTGGTTGAAGCAAGCTCGCTGAAAGATTTAGAATCTATTTATGAGCAAGCCAAATCGAACTCCATGGAGACTGAGGTGGGGCCTGGGCTGTCCGAGTtgaatcaaaattcaaatactGATGACACTGACCCTGGAATGCCTTTGGTTGAAGCAAGCTCGCTGAGCGATTTAGAATCTATTTATGAGCAAGCCAAATCGAATTCCTTGGAGACTGAGTTACCTCAAGAAGTTCAATTGGAAGCGGATACAGATTCTGGAATGCCAAAAGTTGTAGCACAAAGCATTGAAGATCTTGACTCTGTTTTCCGGCAAATAGACAGTAAAGAATGTGAAAAACACGATCTTCTTGATCCTTCTCATACTGATTCTGGAATGTCATTACCTGAAGTGCAGAGTATTCAAGATACTGGCTCGGCATTCGATCAAATAGACAGCAAAGGAAATGAAAAGCATGATTCCCTTCATCCGCCTCATGCTGAGGAGGCCTCTGGCGAATCTGAGAATTCTAAGAACGTGACACTGCAAGAACATTCAAGTTTGATAGAGAATGAGATCAAATTCGAAGCTAGATCGACTGAAGATACTGATTCAGATCATTTGCAACTCCATGAAAGCGATCCTGAGAGACACATTCTTCGCGATTCTCTTGTTGGGGATGCAGATGCACTCGAGTCATTGCACGTGGGAGCCCCCTCCCATGAACGCGAGATGGAGACAGACTCAGCCTTAaagcaagaaacagaagacaacGCAGAGAAACCAATGAAGTCGAGTTTGAGTTCTCAAGATGTATTAGTTGAAGCCACACATAATGTCGAAGGGGACTCATCCAAGGGTACATCAAGTGTTAAAGATCGTGATGTACCAGAAGATGGGAATGGCAGTACTAAAAATCTGAACTTTGAAGTTGATGATAAGTCTGAATATTCAGACTTGGCAACATCTGCTGAAAAGGGTGATCAAGAAACTCCTGAAGGTGATAGTTCAAGTGCAATGGATGTTAAAGCCAAGAAAGAGGAGTCCCCAGGTGACTCTCATAGTGAATGA
- the LOC116029431 gene encoding calmodulin-7: MADQLTDDQISEFKEAFSLFDKDGDGCITTKELGTVMRSLGQNPTEAELQDMINEVDADGNGTIDFPEFLNLMARKMKDTDSEEELKEAFRVFDKDQNGFISAAELRHVMTNLGEKLTDEEVDEMIREADVDGDGQINYEEFVKVMMAK, from the exons ATGGCGGATCAGCTCACTGACGATCAGATCTCTGAGTTCAAGGAGGCCTTCAGTCTCTTCGACAAGGACGGCGACG GTTGCATCACTACCAAGGAGCTTGGGACTGTAATGAGGTCATTAGGGCAGAATCCTACTGAAGCTGAGCTCCAGGACATGATAAATGAAGTTGATGCTGATGGTAATGGAACTATTGATTTCCCAGAGTTTTTAAATCTCATGGCTAGGAAGATGAAGGATACTGATTCCGAGGAGGAGCTGAAAGAAGCATTCAGAGTTTTCGACAAGGACCAGAACGGTTTCATCTCTGCCGCGGAGCTTCGCCACGTGATGACCAACCTTGGGGAGAAGCTGACCGATGAAGAAGTTGATGAGATGATTCGGGAGGCTGACGTTGATGGCGATGGGCAAATCAACTACGAGGAGTTCGTTAAGGTTATGATGGCCAAGTGA